The Sphingobacterium bambusae genome includes a window with the following:
- a CDS encoding SusC/RagA family TonB-linked outer membrane protein, whose protein sequence is MRKRSTNPLFIGKSFRLASMLMIGTLVHSGSVWGSSMGYYGNTLYQQTVTGQVTASNGPVSGVTISVQGKPTLKTSTDERGNFSIAAAQGDVLLFTAIGFEQHTQVVDGAAIQVLLKAVDQALEEVVVVGYGAQKKESLTGALTSVKGDELRDITTASVENMLNAKAPGVYVAPGSGQPGARGAVVIRGQATLSGTTSPLWVIDGVIIGTSAGDLNPDDVESMTVLKDAASTAIYGSQGANGVVVVTTKGAKSGKTTIELSTKVGFNQLTNGNLEMMNGEELYDYYSSFANANTIAFPRWNEELRNTNFDWWKIATRNGFTQNHNVTLQGGTESLQSLLSIGLYDEKGAVKGYDFTRYNVRFRQTYKPFEWLTIKPSFVGARRGVADRQYSTTAMYSNFPWDSPFDSDGNLVPHRYSGWVNSASTNYLYDLQWNNSTNTNYELMGNLDFDVKLTNWLTFSSVNNYRYNNYSSSGYADPRSNGGESVGGRLAEYRTEFARRYTSQILRANKTWGLHALNGVLVYEFNDYTAKTLDVYGTGFIPGFQVLDVVNRPERTRGKINEWAVQSLLSNMHYSYDNRYLAQVSFRRDGASNFGDNAKYGNFFSVSAGWNVNNEQWFKADWVDALKLRAAYGSVGNRPSALYPQYNLYSVSATSGYNESPGALISQKGNPDLTWEKTYTTGVGVDASVLNNRARVTLDYYIKNTDNILYQVPVTGTVGITSIWRNIGEMRNTGLELAIGGDIVRNTDWLWSVDLNVGHNRNQLTQLYPTKDASGNFVVRPIIVGDGLGIAGSSQRILEPGLPVDTYYLKEWAGVNPENGAPMWYRVQRDADGNETSRTTTSNYSEATFEKLGNAAPNIFGGFSTALRYKNIDLGAVFGYSIGGQIYNYARQEYDADGTYTDRNQMKLMPDWSRWEKEGDIATHPIAKYNNRDGGNQASSRFIEDSDFLRLRSLTVGYNFKLSQYNIRNLRVYFAGENLFVLTKYSGVDPELPIREADEASLGEPVGALLGSTGPSVYPATRRFMLGFNLSF, encoded by the coding sequence ATGAGAAAGAGATCTACAAATCCTTTGTTCATCGGTAAGAGTTTTCGGTTGGCTTCGATGTTGATGATCGGTACTTTGGTCCACTCGGGCTCGGTATGGGGAAGCAGCATGGGGTACTACGGAAATACGCTTTACCAACAAACGGTAACCGGTCAGGTTACGGCATCGAATGGGCCAGTGTCCGGCGTCACAATATCCGTACAAGGGAAGCCTACCTTAAAAACGTCGACAGACGAGCGCGGAAATTTCTCCATAGCAGCGGCCCAAGGAGATGTCCTTTTGTTTACAGCTATTGGCTTTGAACAGCATACGCAGGTTGTTGACGGGGCGGCTATACAGGTCTTGTTGAAGGCTGTTGACCAAGCTTTGGAGGAAGTGGTGGTTGTTGGTTACGGAGCACAGAAAAAAGAGAGCTTGACTGGAGCTTTAACATCCGTTAAAGGAGATGAGCTACGGGATATTACGACAGCCTCAGTAGAGAATATGCTGAATGCAAAGGCTCCAGGGGTTTATGTGGCTCCGGGGTCTGGTCAGCCCGGCGCGCGCGGTGCGGTAGTAATCCGAGGGCAGGCAACGCTTAGTGGTACCACGAGTCCTCTTTGGGTAATAGATGGGGTGATTATCGGGACATCTGCTGGTGATCTAAATCCCGATGATGTAGAGTCGATGACGGTACTTAAGGATGCCGCTTCCACAGCGATTTATGGATCGCAAGGTGCTAATGGTGTGGTTGTTGTTACCACTAAAGGAGCAAAGAGCGGAAAAACAACCATCGAACTGTCCACTAAAGTAGGCTTCAACCAGCTGACGAATGGGAACTTGGAGATGATGAATGGCGAAGAGCTCTACGACTATTATAGCTCGTTTGCAAATGCAAATACAATCGCCTTTCCCCGATGGAACGAAGAACTACGAAATACTAATTTCGATTGGTGGAAAATAGCGACGAGAAATGGATTTACCCAAAACCATAACGTTACGCTCCAAGGTGGTACAGAAAGCCTTCAATCCTTGCTATCGATTGGCTTGTATGATGAAAAAGGTGCTGTGAAGGGGTATGATTTTACACGATACAACGTCCGCTTCCGGCAGACTTATAAGCCATTTGAATGGCTGACGATAAAACCATCATTTGTTGGAGCGCGACGTGGTGTGGCGGATAGGCAATATTCTACAACAGCGATGTATTCGAATTTTCCTTGGGATAGCCCATTTGATAGCGATGGGAATTTGGTGCCACATCGTTACAGCGGCTGGGTGAATAGTGCAAGCACAAATTATCTTTACGATTTGCAGTGGAACAATTCTACAAATACAAATTATGAATTGATGGGGAATCTTGATTTTGATGTAAAGTTGACCAATTGGTTGACTTTCTCATCGGTCAACAACTATCGTTACAATAATTATTCTTCCAGCGGTTATGCAGATCCCCGTTCGAATGGAGGGGAGAGTGTAGGTGGAAGGCTAGCGGAATATCGAACTGAATTTGCGAGGCGGTATACTAGCCAAATTCTTCGTGCTAACAAAACTTGGGGTTTACACGCCTTAAATGGTGTGTTGGTATACGAATTCAATGACTACACGGCCAAAACGCTGGATGTGTACGGAACGGGATTTATTCCCGGTTTCCAAGTATTGGATGTCGTGAACAGACCGGAACGTACGCGTGGTAAGATTAACGAATGGGCGGTGCAGTCGCTGTTATCTAATATGCATTACTCCTATGATAATAGATACTTGGCACAAGTTTCTTTTCGTCGAGATGGAGCATCCAACTTTGGTGACAACGCAAAATATGGCAATTTCTTCTCGGTGAGTGCTGGTTGGAATGTAAACAATGAACAGTGGTTCAAGGCGGATTGGGTGGATGCCTTAAAGCTAAGGGCAGCATATGGTTCAGTAGGGAATCGTCCTAGCGCATTGTACCCACAGTATAATCTTTATTCCGTATCTGCGACGTCGGGGTATAATGAAAGTCCTGGGGCGCTCATCAGTCAAAAAGGAAATCCTGACCTCACTTGGGAAAAGACATATACTACGGGTGTCGGAGTTGATGCCTCGGTTTTAAATAATCGTGCTCGCGTGACGCTAGATTATTACATTAAGAATACGGATAATATCCTTTATCAAGTGCCTGTTACGGGTACTGTGGGTATCACGAGTATTTGGCGAAACATTGGTGAAATGCGAAATACAGGTTTAGAGCTAGCTATTGGTGGCGATATCGTTAGAAACACCGACTGGTTATGGAGTGTCGACTTGAATGTTGGCCACAATCGTAATCAGCTAACGCAGCTTTATCCGACGAAAGACGCCAGTGGTAATTTTGTTGTACGTCCAATTATTGTGGGCGATGGTTTGGGGATTGCGGGATCGTCGCAACGTATTCTTGAACCGGGGCTTCCTGTGGATACCTATTATCTAAAGGAATGGGCCGGAGTTAACCCCGAGAATGGAGCGCCCATGTGGTATAGGGTGCAACGGGATGCTGATGGAAATGAAACTTCCCGCACGACGACTTCAAATTATTCTGAAGCGACATTCGAAAAATTGGGCAATGCGGCGCCTAATATCTTTGGGGGATTTTCTACGGCATTACGCTATAAAAACATTGATTTAGGTGCTGTTTTCGGTTATTCTATCGGTGGTCAAATCTATAATTATGCTCGTCAAGAATATGATGCCGATGGAACGTATACGGATCGAAACCAAATGAAATTGATGCCTGATTGGAGTCGTTGGGAAAAGGAAGGAGACATTGCTACACATCCTATAGCAAAATACAACAATCGTGATGGTGGTAATCAAGCGTCTTCCCGTTTTATTGAAGACAGCGATTTCTTACGCCTACGTTCACTGACCGTAGGTTATAATTTTAAGTTGAGTCAATACAATATTAGAAATTTGCGTGTGTATTTTGCAGGTGAGAACTTGTTTGTCTTGACCAAATATTCAGGCGTAGATCCAGAATTGCCAATAAGAGAGGCTGATGAAGCAAGTTTAGGCGAACCTGTTGGCGCTTTACTTGGATCGACTGGGCCATCCGTTTATCCAGCTACACGTCGTTTCATGCTGGGCTTTAATCTTTCATTCTAA
- a CDS encoding RagB/SusD family nutrient uptake outer membrane protein, giving the protein MMKKIYIALLTCASIASCDIDRLPYGSMDTDRIENDPNAYIQSLLNGTYAQLKAWSDPMHRCGEYAGDNMMIRGSSTDAFYEFISFSRTPNNGRLNQFWNAGYKAIAQASNIIDMFEEGQNVEFDNKLGECYYIRGLMYFYLVRAYGRPFYQNPSVNLGVPIVNGTPEDVVNLELPDRATVQQTYEQIIADLLKAEEMLTIDNGAIYASKGAAQALLSRVYLYMSGTYDSPNLQYAQLAVDYADKVINSGDYALLPRDQFMRYNTYTPENNAETIFAVKRVASEFSGDDHFYGVGGMYANIGGMGWGEMYASAKYIDLLNETGRNDWRPEKYRIVDARAAFIEPTYSRNASTGAFTEVFRFIKQDAANGFNYVQAPITRNGNVITCRDGDQTYTLSAVDAAQEIYSINYNDNRTYTGVLDNFITLNRVYPQFYITKASREGEDSHLHSPVISRLGEVYLNRAEAYAKLGNYNAARTDLNLIRTRSIVGGAYATLDASNASVRIDKERQLELAYQAERSYDVFRNGGSLSRAYPGPQVQNENIAASDFRVIYFIPQDAINSYPGTLTQNPTQ; this is encoded by the coding sequence ATGATGAAAAAAATATATATAGCACTGCTGACTTGTGCCAGTATTGCTTCTTGTGATATCGATCGTTTGCCTTATGGATCAATGGATACGGATCGTATAGAAAATGATCCAAACGCATATATTCAGTCTTTATTGAATGGTACTTACGCGCAATTAAAAGCATGGTCTGACCCGATGCATCGCTGTGGTGAATACGCTGGTGATAATATGATGATTCGAGGATCATCGACAGATGCTTTCTATGAATTTATATCTTTTTCCCGTACACCCAATAATGGTCGACTCAACCAATTTTGGAATGCGGGATATAAAGCTATTGCACAGGCATCTAATATCATTGATATGTTTGAAGAAGGGCAGAATGTCGAATTTGACAACAAATTGGGAGAGTGTTATTATATCCGCGGTCTCATGTATTTTTATTTAGTTCGCGCTTATGGAAGACCATTTTATCAAAATCCTAGTGTCAATTTGGGCGTTCCGATCGTTAATGGAACACCAGAAGACGTTGTGAATCTCGAATTGCCCGACAGAGCCACTGTACAGCAAACTTATGAACAGATTATTGCGGACTTGTTGAAAGCGGAAGAAATGTTGACGATCGACAATGGAGCAATATATGCTTCAAAAGGAGCTGCACAAGCCTTGCTTTCGCGAGTATATCTTTACATGAGTGGTACTTACGATTCTCCAAACTTGCAGTACGCACAGTTGGCGGTTGACTATGCGGACAAAGTGATTAATTCTGGGGATTATGCGCTGCTTCCTCGAGATCAATTTATGCGATATAACACCTATACCCCGGAGAATAATGCAGAAACTATTTTTGCAGTGAAACGCGTAGCATCTGAGTTTTCAGGCGATGATCATTTTTATGGTGTTGGCGGTATGTACGCAAATATTGGGGGAATGGGCTGGGGAGAGATGTATGCTAGTGCGAAATACATTGATTTGCTAAACGAAACCGGTCGCAATGATTGGCGCCCAGAGAAATACAGGATCGTAGATGCACGTGCTGCTTTTATCGAGCCGACCTATAGTCGAAACGCGAGCACAGGAGCTTTTACAGAAGTGTTCCGTTTTATTAAACAGGATGCCGCAAATGGGTTTAATTATGTTCAGGCACCGATCACGCGTAACGGTAATGTGATAACTTGTCGTGATGGAGATCAGACCTATACATTGTCTGCCGTTGACGCTGCACAGGAAATTTACAGCATCAACTATAATGATAACAGGACCTATACCGGAGTACTTGATAATTTTATTACGCTGAACAGAGTTTATCCACAATTTTACATCACCAAAGCTTCACGAGAGGGAGAAGATTCTCATTTACATTCACCCGTTATTAGCCGTTTGGGCGAGGTTTATCTAAACAGGGCGGAAGCGTATGCGAAACTTGGTAATTATAATGCCGCCCGTACAGATTTGAATCTTATCAGGACACGCTCTATCGTAGGTGGTGCTTATGCAACGCTAGATGCATCCAATGCTAGTGTACGGATCGACAAGGAACGTCAATTGGAACTGGCTTATCAAGCGGAGCGAAGTTATGATGTTTTTCGTAACGGCGGATCACTTAGTAGAGCTTATCCCGGTCCGCAGGTGCAAAATGAAAATATTGCGGCGAGTGATTTCCGGGTAATATATTTTATACCGCAGGACGCGATAAACTCCTATCCTGGAACATTAACGCAAAATCCGACACAATAG
- the der gene encoding ribosome biogenesis GTPase Der, with protein MANIVAIVGRPNVGKSTLFNRLTESRKAIVDDFSGVTRDRHYESAEWIGKKFTVIDTGGFVHGSDDIFEEAIRDQVHIAIEEASVIVFMVDVTTGITDLDDEIADLLRRSSKPVYVVANKVDHAKLHHESAEFYAFGLGEVFNISSATGSGTGELLDAVVSHFPEQEEEEENSLPKFTIVGRPNVGKSSLTNALLGVDRNIVTDIAGTTRDSIRIHYNQFGHEFLLIDTAGLRRKSKVNEDIEFYSVMRTIKALEDSDVVILMLDANDGIEAQDINIFHLAEKNKKGIMIVVNKWDTIEKDHKTAKEFEARIREKIAPFTDVPIVFTSVTEKQRIFKVVETAMEVYQNKTKKISTSKLNDVMLEIIENYPPPATKGKYIKIKYATQLAGRSPMFAFFCNLPQYIKDPYKRFVENKLRDNFDFKGVPIQIFFRQK; from the coding sequence ATGGCAAATATCGTTGCAATTGTTGGTCGCCCCAATGTGGGGAAGTCCACGTTATTTAATCGTTTAACAGAGAGTAGAAAAGCTATTGTTGATGACTTTAGCGGGGTTACTCGCGATCGTCATTATGAATCGGCGGAATGGATCGGTAAGAAATTCACCGTCATTGATACGGGTGGATTTGTTCACGGATCAGACGATATTTTTGAAGAGGCTATACGGGATCAAGTTCATATCGCTATTGAAGAAGCATCGGTTATCGTGTTTATGGTTGACGTAACCACAGGCATTACGGATTTAGACGACGAGATCGCTGATTTATTGCGTCGTAGCTCAAAGCCGGTGTATGTTGTTGCCAATAAGGTGGATCACGCTAAGCTTCACCATGAGTCGGCCGAGTTTTATGCCTTCGGTTTAGGAGAAGTGTTTAATATCTCGTCGGCTACCGGATCGGGTACCGGTGAACTTTTGGATGCGGTTGTTTCTCACTTCCCAGAGCAGGAAGAAGAGGAAGAGAACAGCTTGCCGAAGTTTACGATCGTGGGACGTCCCAATGTTGGTAAATCGTCCTTGACAAATGCGCTTCTCGGTGTCGATAGAAATATCGTTACTGATATTGCCGGAACGACTCGCGATTCTATTCGTATACATTATAACCAGTTTGGTCACGAATTTTTATTGATCGACACAGCGGGGTTGCGTCGTAAATCTAAGGTTAACGAAGATATCGAGTTTTATTCGGTGATGCGTACGATCAAGGCCTTGGAAGATTCGGACGTGGTTATCCTGATGTTAGATGCCAACGATGGTATCGAAGCACAAGATATTAATATCTTCCATCTTGCAGAGAAGAATAAGAAAGGTATTATGATTGTCGTGAACAAATGGGACACGATCGAGAAAGATCATAAAACGGCGAAGGAGTTTGAAGCGAGGATCAGAGAGAAGATTGCACCATTTACGGATGTGCCGATTGTGTTTACGTCCGTAACAGAGAAGCAGCGTATCTTCAAGGTAGTGGAGACGGCTATGGAGGTCTATCAAAATAAGACCAAAAAGATATCTACGTCCAAGTTGAACGATGTGATGCTTGAAATCATTGAAAACTATCCGCCGCCGGCAACGAAAGGAAAATACATTAAAATCAAATACGCAACACAGCTTGCAGGCAGATCACCCATGTTTGCCTTCTTCTGTAACTTGCCGCAATACATTAAGGATCCGTACAAACGTTTTGTGGAGAACAAGCTGCGCGACAACTTTGACTTTAAGGGCGTACCTATTCAAATATTCTTTAGACAAAAATAA
- the cysS gene encoding cysteine--tRNA ligase translates to MENNLVLYNTLTRTKEKFEPLNAPFVGMYVCGPTVYSDVHLGNCRTFVSFDLIFRYLLHLGFKVRYVRNITDAGHLEGDRDEGDDKFAKKAKLEQLEPMEIVQKYTLGFHDVLRLFNTLPPSIEPTATGHISEQIEMVKQIIDNGFAYEANGTVYFDVEKYVQNHDYTILTNRKLEDLLNNTRELGGQDEKRGRLDFALWIKAKPEHIMRWPAPWSVGFPGWHIECSAMSSKYLGAQFDIHGGGMDLAATHHTNEIAQSEACNHVHPAKYWMHTNMLTVNGARMSKSAGNGFLPHELFTGEHALLDRGYSPMSVRFFMMQAHYRSTLDFSNEALEAADKGYKRLMSAIALLDKIKAADGVAVDFDSKAVEARCYAAMNDDFNSPVLIAELFEVVRFINAAYDGKAKINEETLAAVKSLMQVFVYDILGLKDDLLAQDTGNMDELMQIIIKIRNEAKANKDFTTSDRIREDLNAAGIQLKDSKDGTLWNKI, encoded by the coding sequence ATGGAAAACAATCTTGTCCTTTATAATACGTTAACCCGAACAAAAGAGAAGTTTGAACCTTTAAATGCGCCTTTCGTAGGGATGTATGTCTGTGGACCTACGGTGTACAGCGATGTGCATTTGGGGAATTGCCGTACCTTTGTTTCCTTCGATCTTATATTTCGTTATCTATTGCACTTAGGATTCAAGGTTCGCTATGTGCGTAACATAACCGATGCAGGGCATTTGGAAGGGGATCGCGATGAAGGGGATGACAAGTTTGCCAAAAAAGCCAAATTGGAACAATTGGAGCCGATGGAGATCGTACAAAAGTATACCTTAGGTTTTCATGATGTTTTACGCCTGTTTAATACCTTGCCGCCTAGTATCGAGCCTACGGCTACGGGACATATCTCGGAGCAGATCGAGATGGTCAAGCAAATCATCGATAATGGATTTGCTTATGAGGCGAACGGAACGGTGTATTTCGATGTGGAGAAGTATGTGCAGAACCATGATTATACCATATTGACCAACCGTAAGTTGGAAGATTTGCTCAATAATACGCGGGAACTGGGCGGACAAGATGAGAAACGTGGACGTTTGGATTTTGCGCTTTGGATTAAGGCTAAGCCCGAACATATCATGCGTTGGCCTGCTCCTTGGAGTGTCGGTTTTCCGGGATGGCATATCGAATGCTCGGCTATGAGCAGTAAGTATCTGGGAGCACAGTTTGATATTCATGGCGGCGGTATGGATCTTGCTGCGACTCACCATACGAACGAGATTGCGCAGTCAGAAGCTTGCAATCATGTGCACCCCGCAAAATACTGGATGCATACCAATATGCTAACGGTAAATGGCGCTCGAATGTCTAAATCTGCTGGAAACGGCTTTCTGCCACATGAATTGTTTACCGGTGAACATGCGCTGCTAGATCGCGGCTACTCGCCTATGTCTGTACGCTTCTTTATGATGCAAGCACATTACCGCAGTACTTTGGATTTTTCTAACGAGGCATTGGAAGCGGCGGACAAAGGCTATAAACGGCTGATGTCTGCTATCGCGTTGCTGGATAAGATAAAGGCGGCGGATGGCGTTGCGGTAGATTTTGATAGTAAAGCGGTAGAGGCACGATGTTATGCTGCAATGAACGATGATTTTAACAGTCCTGTGCTCATCGCGGAACTGTTTGAAGTGGTTCGTTTCATTAATGCTGCTTATGATGGAAAGGCGAAAATCAATGAGGAAACGCTTGCCGCAGTAAAATCGCTGATGCAGGTTTTCGTTTACGATATCTTGGGTTTGAAAGACGATTTGTTAGCGCAGGATACCGGTAACATGGACGAGTTGATGCAGATTATCATCAAAATCCGTAATGAAGCGAAGGCTAATAAGGATTTTACGACGTCCGATCGTATTCGTGAAGATCTTAATGCTGCAGGTATTCAGTTAAAAGATAGCAAGGACGGAACACTTTGGAATAAGATTTGA
- a CDS encoding DUF4440 domain-containing protein has translation MKLSKVYSLVVLSALVVSASSVQAQLPDKVGGLIRADRTAANISKTTSPHEALMSVVDKESTLYVPSPVNAVNYLNNRPNLPDVLTWQPNFALVSKSLDWGVTSGPMEFQKIGVIKRYGQYLTVWRRDKKGNWKVHVRAEVENFGKGPKSDLVFYEPDDSWYLKHRSKVRLQQREEVVTQSDELFSTILKANNEAAFNEFLSDDVRYYYPWEPEIEGKKNVLAFLKKKRIEITTDPSGVGRAYSGEYAYTSGTANVRSKEKVVKFNYIRIWQLKDDYQWRVLIEMMFER, from the coding sequence ATGAAATTAAGTAAAGTTTATTCGCTTGTCGTGCTTAGTGCCCTTGTGGTATCGGCATCTTCTGTACAGGCGCAGCTTCCAGATAAGGTGGGCGGCTTGATACGTGCCGACCGTACGGCGGCGAATATCTCCAAGACCACTAGTCCGCACGAAGCGTTGATGTCTGTGGTGGACAAGGAATCAACCCTGTATGTGCCTTCACCGGTCAACGCCGTAAATTATCTGAACAATAGGCCAAATCTGCCGGATGTGTTGACTTGGCAACCGAATTTTGCATTGGTGTCCAAGAGTTTGGATTGGGGCGTTACATCGGGGCCGATGGAGTTTCAGAAAATTGGCGTGATCAAGCGTTATGGACAATACCTTACGGTGTGGCGTAGAGACAAAAAAGGAAATTGGAAAGTGCATGTTCGCGCAGAGGTAGAGAATTTCGGAAAAGGACCTAAATCCGATTTGGTGTTTTACGAGCCCGATGATTCTTGGTATTTGAAACACCGTTCCAAAGTGCGTCTGCAGCAACGTGAAGAGGTGGTTACGCAAAGTGACGAACTCTTTTCTACCATCCTGAAGGCAAATAATGAAGCGGCCTTTAACGAATTCCTTTCCGACGATGTGCGTTACTACTATCCTTGGGAGCCTGAAATAGAAGGCAAGAAAAATGTATTGGCATTCTTAAAGAAGAAACGTATCGAAATCACCACCGATCCTTCTGGCGTAGGAAGAGCCTATAGTGGAGAGTATGCCTATACTTCTGGTACTGCAAACGTGCGTTCAAAAGAGAAGGTAGTGAAGTTTAATTACATCCGTATTTGGCAATTGAAGGATGATTACCAATGGCGTGTACTTATTGAGATGATGTTCGAGCGTTAG
- a CDS encoding peptidylprolyl isomerase, with protein sequence MATKLSQKEHVIPIISDNFAQRKGRDSMIKKYINLLGAIVIAVCCLQTVSAQSRLVDRVVATVGSGIILQSDIEMQYAQYLAQGEKPNDNMKCYLLQQLVTQKLLSQQAIIDSIEVSESEVDDNLNRRMQMMVRQAGGKERLEEFLNRSLLQYKEEMRPSISEQLKAQKMQQNIVTTINVTPQEVKSYFTGLNQDSLPYFNTEVEVGEIVINPVLTKEEKEQFRQKAEGYRQQVINGSDFGTVARLYSEDGSAPYGGELGFATRDSYVKEFSAMAFKLKEGEVSPVFETMYGFHFLQVLQRRGEEVNVRHVLIKSKPTNASLQRAKAKIDSIYDKVEQGKLGFHLAASTYSDNNETKYTGGMLVNEEDRSALIAMDKLDRETFTAIDPLQVGQYSKSFLSKDRTGNQIYKFMYLKSRIAPHKANLEQDFAKIQEAAKQDKVNRSLSEWFEARKDNTFIDINPDFLTCDELKLWITNEESLAKK encoded by the coding sequence GTGGCGACAAAATTATCACAGAAAGAGCATGTTATTCCCATAATTTCTGATAATTTTGCACAGCGTAAAGGCAGAGATTCTATGATTAAAAAATACATAAATTTACTAGGAGCAATCGTTATTGCTGTATGTTGTTTGCAAACGGTTAGTGCACAAAGCCGATTGGTGGATCGTGTCGTAGCCACAGTGGGTTCCGGTATTATCTTGCAATCCGATATCGAGATGCAATATGCACAATACCTCGCGCAGGGCGAAAAGCCGAACGACAACATGAAATGTTATTTACTACAACAGCTTGTTACGCAAAAATTATTGTCCCAACAAGCGATCATTGACTCGATTGAGGTGTCTGAATCGGAAGTGGATGACAATCTAAACAGAAGAATGCAGATGATGGTGCGCCAAGCTGGTGGTAAAGAGCGGTTGGAAGAATTCCTAAACCGTTCTTTGTTACAGTATAAGGAAGAGATGCGCCCAAGCATCAGCGAACAGCTGAAAGCCCAAAAAATGCAGCAAAATATTGTGACGACCATTAACGTAACGCCGCAAGAAGTGAAGAGCTACTTCACAGGATTAAACCAAGATAGCCTCCCCTACTTTAATACAGAGGTTGAGGTCGGTGAAATTGTGATCAATCCAGTGCTGACGAAAGAGGAAAAAGAACAATTCAGACAAAAAGCGGAAGGCTACCGTCAGCAGGTCATCAATGGATCTGATTTCGGTACCGTGGCAAGGCTTTATTCTGAAGATGGCTCAGCACCTTATGGTGGTGAGTTGGGCTTTGCAACACGAGACAGCTATGTAAAAGAATTTTCTGCGATGGCCTTTAAACTAAAGGAAGGTGAGGTCTCACCCGTATTTGAAACCATGTACGGATTTCACTTCCTGCAAGTGCTTCAGCGCAGAGGCGAAGAAGTCAATGTGCGCCATGTACTTATCAAAAGCAAACCGACCAACGCTAGTTTGCAACGCGCCAAAGCAAAAATAGACAGCATCTATGATAAAGTAGAGCAAGGAAAATTAGGTTTTCACCTCGCTGCTTCCACATACTCGGATAACAACGAAACAAAATATACGGGTGGTATGTTGGTCAATGAAGAAGACCGTTCGGCTTTAATTGCGATGGACAAATTAGATCGGGAGACCTTTACGGCGATTGACCCTTTACAAGTGGGGCAGTATTCTAAGTCTTTCCTATCTAAAGATCGCACCGGAAATCAGATTTACAAGTTCATGTATCTTAAATCCCGTATTGCACCACACAAGGCTAATCTTGAGCAGGACTTTGCAAAAATCCAAGAAGCAGCAAAACAGGATAAAGTAAATCGGAGCCTGAGCGAGTGGTTCGAAGCGCGTAAAGACAATACATTTATTGATATTAATCCAGACTTCCTTACCTGCGACGAACTAAAGCTGTGGATAACAAACGAAGAAAGCTTAGCTAAGAAGTAG